Proteins encoded together in one Ipomoea triloba cultivar NCNSP0323 chromosome 4, ASM357664v1 window:
- the LOC116014772 gene encoding protein RKD1-like: MENTTYPSSSDNSSFWDDIIVSPLRDSAQSIDRTAVENFENAPPESNDNYSPGATGTDVVAVDQGTAVVAEEDNTTAALDVAAMNASVFRGRKRARRTFCDTTTLTFEKFSEYFYLPSEQAAEELQVGREVFKKKCREVGISYWPYRKLVSLDRLLAKVQEFGEIKDQAELQRTIKGLEDERDAILQNPNLDLAEATVRLRDKCDRNSSRKRRYIDPAAFPSTTPGSSSQAPIFSDIPELAPEAFPSTTPGSSSQAPIFPDIPELAPEEIQEVLAWLDEDDPPPKNISDK; encoded by the exons atggaaaatacGACATATCCCTCATCTTCGGATAACTCTTCCTTTTGGGATGACATTATCGTATCACCGTTAAGAGATAGTGCACAAAGTATAGATCGTACTGCTGtcgaaaattttgaaaatgctCCACCAGAGTCGAATGATAATTACTCACCAGGTGCTACGGGTACAGATGTTGTGGCCGTTGATCAAGGTACTGCTGTAGTAGCGGAGGAAGATAATACCACTGCAGCGCTAGATGTAGCAGCTATGAATGCAAGTGTATTTCGTGGGAGAAAGAGAGCTAGAAGAACATTTTGTGATACTACCACGCtaacttttgaaaaattttctGAATATTTTTATCTGCCTTCTGAACAAGCTGCAGAGGAATTGCAGGTTGGGCGCgaagtttttaagaaaaagtgTAGGGAAGTGGGAATTTCCTACTGGCCTTATCGAAAACTCGTGAGTCTGGACAGATTATTGGCAAAAGTTCAG GAATTTGGTGAAATCAAGGATCAAGCTGAACTGCAAAGAACAATTAAGGGGCTGGAGGACGAGAGAGATGCGATACTTCAAAATCCAAATTTAGACTTGGCTGAAGCAACAGTAAGGCTTAGAGACAAATGTGATAGGAATAGTTCTAGAAAGAGAAGGTATATAGATCCAGCAGCTTTTCCTTCAACTACTCCTGGAAGTTCATCACAAGCTCCTATATTTTCTGATATTCCTGAATTAGCACCGGAAGCTTTTCCTTCCACTACACCTGGGAGTTCATCACAAGCTCCTATATTTCCTGATATTCCTGAATTAGCACCAGAAGAAATACAGGAGGTACTTGCTTGGCTAGATGAGGATGATCCTCCTCCCAAAAATATTAGCGACAAATAA